Proteins encoded in a region of the Podarcis muralis chromosome 4, rPodMur119.hap1.1, whole genome shotgun sequence genome:
- the B3GALT5 gene encoding beta-1,3-galactosyltransferase 5 — protein sequence MASKRLARMLVFTMALVCFLCLYAKLCTFEICIFCETKHEFFPFKRDGRFLKRPHMNCRRNPPFLVILVTSSHKQSKARMAIRKTWGRERKIDNKRIVTYFLLGSTLTDVDQRAIDDENKKHRDIIQKDFLDSYYNLTLKTIMGLEWIHKFCPQTSFVMKTDSDMFVNTYYLTELLLKKNKKVSFFTGFLKENEHPIRKLISKWYVSEEEYSGNLYPPFCSGTGYVLSADVASSVYKIAKEVPYFKLEDVYVGMCLAKLDIKLEELHSEQTFFPDGLVFSACRFRKIVTSHFVRPHENLIYWDALERSLDENCHPGTYPGG from the coding sequence atggCTTCCAAGAGACTTGCAAGGATGCTTGTTTTCACTATGGCTTTGGTTTGTTTTCTCTGTTTATATGCCAAGCTGTGCACTTTCGAAATCTGTATATTCTGTGAGACGAAGCACGAGTTCTTTCCCTTTAAGAGAGATGGACGTTTTTTAAAGAGGCCTCATATGAATTGCAGACGGAATCCACCATTCCTGGTCATTCTTGTGACATCATCTCACAAGCAATCCAAAGCCCGGATGGCTATCCGTAAGACATGgggcagagaaagaaaaatagaCAACAAACGTATTGTGACCTATTTTCTCCTGGGAAGTACTCTTACTGATGTTGACCAGCGTGCTATTGATGATGAGAACAAAAAACACAGAGACATTATCCAGAAGGATTTTCTAGATTCCTACTACAATTTAACATTAAAGACTATTATGGGCCTTGAATGGATTCACAAATTCTGCCCACAAACCAGCTTTGTGATGAAAACAGACTCAGATATGTTTGTGAATACCTACTATCTCACTGAACTTCTTCTAAAGAAAAATAAGAAGGTTAGCTTCTTCActggctttttaaaagagaatgagCACCCAATACGAAAACTGATAAGTAAGTGGTATGTGAGTGAAGAAGAATATTCAGGAAACTTGTACCCTCCATTTTGTTCAGGGACTGGTTATGTTTTGTCTGCAGATGTTGCTAGTAGTGTGTATAAAATTGCCAAAGAAGTTCCTTATTTTAAACTAGAGGATGTTTATGTAGGCATGTGCCTCGCTAAACTCGACATCAAACTGGAAGAACTTCATTCAGAACAAACATTCTTCCCAGACGGGCTTGTATTTTCTGCTTGTCGTTTTAGGAAAATTGTGACAAGCCACTTTGTCAGACCTCATGAGAATCTTATCTACTGGGATGCACTGGAGAGGTCCTTGGATGAAAATTGTCATCCAGGGACCTATCCAGGTGGCTGA